From Kogia breviceps isolate mKogBre1 chromosome 2, mKogBre1 haplotype 1, whole genome shotgun sequence, one genomic window encodes:
- the PWWP2B gene encoding PWWP domain-containing protein 2B isoform X2: protein MQLGTGPPPPPSGDQAPEAASPEPPLLPAGSLPPFPPYFEGAPFPPPLWLRNTYGQWVPQPPPRGVKRTRRRLSRNRDPGHLALSPIRLRPRQVLCEKCKSTVSPPEASPGPPAIPRPRREPRKPEDPDGGGDTTAKRSKRERRQEARARVPRSPVIKISYSTPQGTGEVVEIPSREHGSLEPFCPPQAPPGGPDPEAPASIPKLKLTRPLPPKIRLKPHRPGAGEQEPVYRAELVEELKGCGRGPRAGSPTPLADGSARSGLADSSSGSSGEDDDFKGCPRGEDGRDGLAFLAACPRGTGCAGVSVWSSDSLDESKSSSSEVTSPDLCDLSSGDGASVPASSKDAQPTVPPLTVRLHTQSVSKCVTEDGRTVAVGDIVWGKVHGFPWWPARVLDISLSQKEDGEPSWQEAKVSWFGSPTTSFLSISKLSPFSEFFKLRFNRKKKGMYRKAITEAANAAQHVAPEIRELLTQFET from the coding sequence ATGCAGCTGGGGACAGGCCCCCCGCCACCTCCCAGTGGGGACCAGGCCCCTGAGGCCGCCAGCCCCGAGCCACCCCTGCTGCCCGCCGGAAGCCTGCCCCCGTTCCCGCCCTATTTTGAAggcgcccccttccctcctccactcTGGCTGAGGAACACGTACGGGCAGTGGGTGCCGCAGCCGCCCCCCCGGGGCGTCAAGAGGACACGGAGGCGCCTGTCCCGCAACCGCGACCCTGGCCACCTGGCCCTGAGTCCCATCCGCCTGCGGCCCCGCCAGGTGCTCTGTGAGAAGTGCAAGAGCACCGTGAGCCCCCCGGAGGCCAGCCCCGGCCCCCCGGCCATCCCCCGGCCACGCAGGGAGCCCCGGAAGCCTGAGGACCCCGACGGCGGGGGTGACACCACCGCCAAGAGGAGCAAGAGGGAGAGGCGGCAGGAGGCGCGGGCCCGGGTCCCCCGGAGCCCGGTCATCAAGATCTCCTACAGCACGCCCCAGGGCACCGGCGAGGTGGTGGAGATCCCCTCCCGCGAGCACGGCTCACTGGAGCCCTTCTGCCCCCCGCAGGCCCCGCCCGGAGGCCCGGACCCCGAGGCGCCCGCCTCCATCCCCAAGCTGAAGCTGACGCGGCCCCTGCCCCCCAAGATCCGCCTGAAGCCCCACCGCCCAGGGGCTGGCGAGCAGGAGCCCGTCTACAGGGCCGAGCTGGTGGAGGAGCTCAAGGGCTGTGGTCGCGGCCCCCGGGCCGGGTCACCCACGCCCCTGGCGGACGGCTCTGCCCGCTCTGGGCTGGCGGACTCGTCTTCTGGAAGCTCCGGCGAGGACGACGACTTCAAGGGGTGTCCCCGAGGTGAAGACGGGCGTGACGGCCTGGCTTTCCTCGCCGCCTGCCCCCGGGGAACTGGCTGTGCCGGCGTGTCCGTGTGGAGTAGCGACAGCCTGGACGAGTCCAAATCGTCCAGCTCGGAAGTGACATCGCCAGACCTGTGTGACCTCTCGTCTGGCGACGGTGCGTCTGTGCCGGCCTCGTCCAAGGACGCGCAGCCGACGGTCCCACCCCTGACGGTCAGGCTGCACACGCAGAGCGTCTCCAAGTGCGTTACCGAGGACGGAAGGACCGTGGCCGTAGGGGACATCGTGTGGGGTAAGGTTCATGGTTTTCCTTGGTGGCCAGCACGTGTCCTGGACATCAGTCTTAGCCAGAAGGAGGACGGGGAGCCCTCCTGGCAAGAAGCGAAAGTCTCATGGTTTGGTTCTCCAACTACATCGTTCTTGTCTATTTCAAAACTCTCCCCTTTCTCTGAATTTTTCAAACTGAGATTTAACCGTAAGAAGAAGGGGATGTATCGGAAAGCTATAACAGAGGCTGCCAATGCCGCCCAACACGTGGCCCCGGAAATAAGGGAGCTCTTAACCCAGTTTGAAACGTAA
- the PWWP2B gene encoding PWWP domain-containing protein 2B isoform X1, translating into MEPRAGCRLPVRVEQVVNGALLVTVSCGERSFAGILLDCTKKSGLFGLPPSAPPPQAQDPPVNGCHGPATTEGATEAMQLGTGPPPPPSGDQAPEAASPEPPLLPAGSLPPFPPYFEGAPFPPPLWLRNTYGQWVPQPPPRGVKRTRRRLSRNRDPGHLALSPIRLRPRQVLCEKCKSTVSPPEASPGPPAIPRPRREPRKPEDPDGGGDTTAKRSKRERRQEARARVPRSPVIKISYSTPQGTGEVVEIPSREHGSLEPFCPPQAPPGGPDPEAPASIPKLKLTRPLPPKIRLKPHRPGAGEQEPVYRAELVEELKGCGRGPRAGSPTPLADGSARSGLADSSSGSSGEDDDFKGCPRGEDGRDGLAFLAACPRGTGCAGVSVWSSDSLDESKSSSSEVTSPDLCDLSSGDGASVPASSKDAQPTVPPLTVRLHTQSVSKCVTEDGRTVAVGDIVWGKVHGFPWWPARVLDISLSQKEDGEPSWQEAKVSWFGSPTTSFLSISKLSPFSEFFKLRFNRKKKGMYRKAITEAANAAQHVAPEIRELLTQFET; encoded by the coding sequence GTCCGGCCTCTTCGGCCTGCCCCCGTCGGCTCCGCCGCCCCAGGCCCAGGACCCACCTGTCAACGGCTGCCACGGGCCGGCCACCACGGAGGGGGCCACAGAGGCGATGCAGCTGGGGACAGGCCCCCCGCCACCTCCCAGTGGGGACCAGGCCCCTGAGGCCGCCAGCCCCGAGCCACCCCTGCTGCCCGCCGGAAGCCTGCCCCCGTTCCCGCCCTATTTTGAAggcgcccccttccctcctccactcTGGCTGAGGAACACGTACGGGCAGTGGGTGCCGCAGCCGCCCCCCCGGGGCGTCAAGAGGACACGGAGGCGCCTGTCCCGCAACCGCGACCCTGGCCACCTGGCCCTGAGTCCCATCCGCCTGCGGCCCCGCCAGGTGCTCTGTGAGAAGTGCAAGAGCACCGTGAGCCCCCCGGAGGCCAGCCCCGGCCCCCCGGCCATCCCCCGGCCACGCAGGGAGCCCCGGAAGCCTGAGGACCCCGACGGCGGGGGTGACACCACCGCCAAGAGGAGCAAGAGGGAGAGGCGGCAGGAGGCGCGGGCCCGGGTCCCCCGGAGCCCGGTCATCAAGATCTCCTACAGCACGCCCCAGGGCACCGGCGAGGTGGTGGAGATCCCCTCCCGCGAGCACGGCTCACTGGAGCCCTTCTGCCCCCCGCAGGCCCCGCCCGGAGGCCCGGACCCCGAGGCGCCCGCCTCCATCCCCAAGCTGAAGCTGACGCGGCCCCTGCCCCCCAAGATCCGCCTGAAGCCCCACCGCCCAGGGGCTGGCGAGCAGGAGCCCGTCTACAGGGCCGAGCTGGTGGAGGAGCTCAAGGGCTGTGGTCGCGGCCCCCGGGCCGGGTCACCCACGCCCCTGGCGGACGGCTCTGCCCGCTCTGGGCTGGCGGACTCGTCTTCTGGAAGCTCCGGCGAGGACGACGACTTCAAGGGGTGTCCCCGAGGTGAAGACGGGCGTGACGGCCTGGCTTTCCTCGCCGCCTGCCCCCGGGGAACTGGCTGTGCCGGCGTGTCCGTGTGGAGTAGCGACAGCCTGGACGAGTCCAAATCGTCCAGCTCGGAAGTGACATCGCCAGACCTGTGTGACCTCTCGTCTGGCGACGGTGCGTCTGTGCCGGCCTCGTCCAAGGACGCGCAGCCGACGGTCCCACCCCTGACGGTCAGGCTGCACACGCAGAGCGTCTCCAAGTGCGTTACCGAGGACGGAAGGACCGTGGCCGTAGGGGACATCGTGTGGGGTAAGGTTCATGGTTTTCCTTGGTGGCCAGCACGTGTCCTGGACATCAGTCTTAGCCAGAAGGAGGACGGGGAGCCCTCCTGGCAAGAAGCGAAAGTCTCATGGTTTGGTTCTCCAACTACATCGTTCTTGTCTATTTCAAAACTCTCCCCTTTCTCTGAATTTTTCAAACTGAGATTTAACCGTAAGAAGAAGGGGATGTATCGGAAAGCTATAACAGAGGCTGCCAATGCCGCCCAACACGTGGCCCCGGAAATAAGGGAGCTCTTAACCCAGTTTGAAACGTAA
- the PWWP2B gene encoding PWWP domain-containing protein 2B isoform X3, with protein sequence MEPRAGCRLPVRVEQVVNGALLVTVSCGERSFAGILLDCTKKSGLFGLPPSAPPPQAQDPPVNGCHGPATTEGATEAMQLGTGPPPPPSGDQAPEAASPEPPLLPAGSLPPFPPYFEGAPFPPPLWLRNTYGQWVPQPPPRGVKRTRRRLSRNRDPGHLALSPIRLRPRQVLCEKCKSTVSPPEASPGPPAIPRPRREPRKPEDPDGGGDTTAKRSKRERRQEARARVPRSPVIKISYSTPQGTGEVVEIPSREHGSLEPFCPPQAPPGGPDPEAPASIPKLKLTRPLPPKIRLKPHRPGAGEQEPVYRAELVEELKGCGRGPRAGSPTPLADGSARSGLADSSSGSSGEDDDFKGCPRGEDGRDGLAFLAACPRGTGCAGVSVWSSDSLDESKSSSSEVTSPDLCDLSSGDGASVPASSKDAQPTVPPLTVRLHTQSVSKCVTEDGRTVAVGDIVWGHRQ encoded by the coding sequence GTCCGGCCTCTTCGGCCTGCCCCCGTCGGCTCCGCCGCCCCAGGCCCAGGACCCACCTGTCAACGGCTGCCACGGGCCGGCCACCACGGAGGGGGCCACAGAGGCGATGCAGCTGGGGACAGGCCCCCCGCCACCTCCCAGTGGGGACCAGGCCCCTGAGGCCGCCAGCCCCGAGCCACCCCTGCTGCCCGCCGGAAGCCTGCCCCCGTTCCCGCCCTATTTTGAAggcgcccccttccctcctccactcTGGCTGAGGAACACGTACGGGCAGTGGGTGCCGCAGCCGCCCCCCCGGGGCGTCAAGAGGACACGGAGGCGCCTGTCCCGCAACCGCGACCCTGGCCACCTGGCCCTGAGTCCCATCCGCCTGCGGCCCCGCCAGGTGCTCTGTGAGAAGTGCAAGAGCACCGTGAGCCCCCCGGAGGCCAGCCCCGGCCCCCCGGCCATCCCCCGGCCACGCAGGGAGCCCCGGAAGCCTGAGGACCCCGACGGCGGGGGTGACACCACCGCCAAGAGGAGCAAGAGGGAGAGGCGGCAGGAGGCGCGGGCCCGGGTCCCCCGGAGCCCGGTCATCAAGATCTCCTACAGCACGCCCCAGGGCACCGGCGAGGTGGTGGAGATCCCCTCCCGCGAGCACGGCTCACTGGAGCCCTTCTGCCCCCCGCAGGCCCCGCCCGGAGGCCCGGACCCCGAGGCGCCCGCCTCCATCCCCAAGCTGAAGCTGACGCGGCCCCTGCCCCCCAAGATCCGCCTGAAGCCCCACCGCCCAGGGGCTGGCGAGCAGGAGCCCGTCTACAGGGCCGAGCTGGTGGAGGAGCTCAAGGGCTGTGGTCGCGGCCCCCGGGCCGGGTCACCCACGCCCCTGGCGGACGGCTCTGCCCGCTCTGGGCTGGCGGACTCGTCTTCTGGAAGCTCCGGCGAGGACGACGACTTCAAGGGGTGTCCCCGAGGTGAAGACGGGCGTGACGGCCTGGCTTTCCTCGCCGCCTGCCCCCGGGGAACTGGCTGTGCCGGCGTGTCCGTGTGGAGTAGCGACAGCCTGGACGAGTCCAAATCGTCCAGCTCGGAAGTGACATCGCCAGACCTGTGTGACCTCTCGTCTGGCGACGGTGCGTCTGTGCCGGCCTCGTCCAAGGACGCGCAGCCGACGGTCCCACCCCTGACGGTCAGGCTGCACACGCAGAGCGTCTCCAAGTGCGTTACCGAGGACGGAAGGACCGTGGCCGTAGGGGACATCGTGTGGG